A window of Streptomyces sp. NBC_01142 genomic DNA:
CGCACCAGCCGGACGTCCGCGCCCGCCAGGCGGCTGATCAGGATGTTGCCGACCTTGTCGTACACGGCGTCCGGCCAGTCGACCCACGTCTCCTGCACCAGCACACAGGCGAGCCCGGCGCGGGCCGCGACCGCCGCGACCTGGCGGGTGTGGTTCGACTGCACCCCGCCGATCGACACCAGGGTGTCGCACTCCCTGGCGAGGGCGTCGGCGACGAGATACTCCAGCTTCCGTGTCTTGTTGCCGCCGTAGGCGATCCCCGAATTGCAGTCCTCCCGCTTGGCCCAGAGCTCCGCGCCGCCGAGACGGCGGGTCAGCCGGTCGAGCCGGTGCACCGGTGACGGTCCGAACAACAGGGGGTACCGCTCGTACGACGTGATCGACACGCTGAACTCCTTTGGTCAGAGGACGTTCGGTTCGAGTAGTTCGGGTGGTTCATCCGGTACGTTCCTTTCGCCCGGATCATCGGCGAGCTCTTCGAGAGCCCTCCAGATCCGCGCGGTGACACCCGCCGCCCCGTCCGCGTCGCCCTCGGCGCAGGCGTCGATGAGCCGCTCATGCAGCCCGGCTGAACGCAGCGCGCGCTCCGCGGCGAACTGCTGCCACTCAAGACGGCGGATCAGCGGAGTGTGGCGGGCGATCGTCGCCGCGACGGCACGGTTGCCACAGGCCCGTACGAGCACGTCGCGCAGCTCGTCGCCGGCCCGCAGCGCCTCGCCGACGACTCCGGCGCGGGTGGCGCTCTCGAAGCGGCGGTTCGCCTCGCGCATCACGGCGACGTCCTCGGCCGTGAGCCGCGGCACGGCAGCGCGCACGGCCAGCTCGTGCATGGCGCGCACGACGACGGCAGCCTCGCGCACGGCCCGCGGTTCGAGCCGCGTCACCCGCGTATAGCTCTGCGGCTTGGACTCGACGAGCCCCTCCTCGGCGAGCCGCGCGAGCGCCTCGCGCACCGGGGCGCGCGACAGCCCGAGCCGCTCGGCGAGGTCGGCATCACGTACGGCGTCCCCCGGTGGGAGCTCGCCGCGCACAATGGCGTCACGGATGGC
This region includes:
- a CDS encoding GntR family transcriptional regulator, which gives rise to MEALRPVRRTLLRDTAYAAIRDAIVRGELPPGDAVRDADLAERLGLSRAPVREALARLAEEGLVESKPQSYTRVTRLEPRAVREAAVVVRAMHELAVRAAVPRLTAEDVAVMREANRRFESATRAGVVGEALRAGDELRDVLVRACGNRAVAATIARHTPLIRRLEWQQFAAERALRSAGLHERLIDACAEGDADGAAGVTARIWRALEELADDPGERNVPDEPPELLEPNVL